Within Ktedonobacterales bacterium, the genomic segment TGGCGCGCGCGGAGACGCCAACAACTGCTTTTCCCCCCTACCGTGATATTACCGTTGGTTTGTTGCAGGCCATCTATGAACTGGAACGCATCACTGGCCGCAGAATCGCCAGCCGGGGCCAGATCATCACCCCGGAGCAAACCGATGGCGATGGCGTGGATGCCTTTGTCGTGGCGCTCAGCGCCGGTGGCCCGCTGACGGTGGCGATGATTGCCTCAGTTTCCACCAGCGCGCGCGGCGCGGTAAGCAAAGATGAGCAGGCGCTGGCCGAAACCGCCCAACAGGCGGTTGCTGGCGTCTACGCGGATGTGGAGCTTGTGCAGCTTCCCCCTGCGGAGCGCGCCAGCTCTGGTCTCAACGGTGGCCCGGATTTGCAGTGGCTCTTGCAGGTCGAGCAGCTTCGCCGCCTGAATCCCCGCGCTATCCTGCTGGCAGAGTCGGGCGCGGCGCGCGGACAGGGTATCTCTTCGGCAACCGCCCAGGCGCTGGCGCTGGCCTTGAAAGAGGTATTGAGCGCGCAAAGCGAGAACCCCAATGTTCCGGGCGTCTCTTTCGCGCATGCCACCGCCAAAATCCCTGTCCTGCACCCGATGGAGCGCATGCCGGTCATTTACACCGGCAGCCCGCAGCACTATGAGCGCCTGCGCCGGGAACTGGGGCCGCAGGCCGATGTACGCCAGGCAGAGCCGTTTACGCCGCACAACCTGCGCCCGCTCGGCGTGGCGGTCAGTTCGCTGCACGAGCGCCAGATCCTCAGTTCCATTCCAGGGTATCATCGCCTTAACGGCTGGATGTCTTCGCCGCCGATGGCGACGGCCACTTCATTCAGCAGCCTGGTTCGCTTTCTGGCGCAGCATTATGGCATGAATGTCGTGGGGGTTGACGTGGGGGCCAGCGCCACCTCGGTGATGGTTGCGGGCGAACACGGCGAGTTCTTGCCATCGGTGCATGCCAACGCGGGCGTGGCTTCGGGACTGGGCGTGGTGCTGCGCTCGGTGGGCTATGAGCGTATCGCGCGCTGGCTGACGTTTGAGATCAGCGAGGCGGAACTGCGTCAGTTTGTGCTGGAAAAGATGATTCAACCCCGCTTGCTGCCCTATACCGCGCGCGAGTTGGAGATCGAGCATGCTCTGACCCGCGAGGCCGTCTTCCTGGCGCTGCAACAGCCCGGCGCAGAACTGGGTACGCTGCCCCATCTGGACCTGATCCTGGGGGCAGGTGGTGTGCTGGCGCATGTGCCTCGCTATGGGCAGGCCGCGCTGATGCTGCTCGATACCATTCAGCCGCGCAGCGTCTCTTCGCTGGTGCTGGATACCGTCGCGCTGGCTCCGCAGCTTGGGGTCGTGGCGACGGTGGACCCGGTGGCCGCCGTACAGGCGACAGAAAACGATGCCGTGTTGCAGCGGCTGGGTACAGTCGTATCGCCCTTTGGCAAGGCCGAAGATGGGGAACCGGCACTGAAATTGCAGGTGGACTATATGGATGGCCGCAAGAAAACGTTGGAAGTGGCCTACGGCTCCATCGAGGTCGTTCCCCTGGCGGCAAATGAGCAGGCTATGCTTACCCTCTTTCCGGCCCGTACCATTGATGTTGGTCTGGGACCAGGCGAGCAGGCTCGTGCTGGTGAAGCCATCGAGGGCGGCATCATTGGGCTGATTATTGATGCGCGTGGTCGGCCTCTCTCGTTGTCTCCTCAGCCTGCCTATCGCCGGGCAAAATTAGCCCAGTGGAGGCAGGCAATCGGAGGCTGAACCCCAACGATGGCACGCGCGCAGGCGGAGGAGAGCGAATGAACTACCCCCTTGGATGGCCGGTTATTCCAGGGATTACGGTGCGGCGCGAGCGGCGCATGGACCGCCCCGGATTGACGCTGGTGGAAGTCGGCCAGGAAGTCCAGGC encodes:
- a CDS encoding glutamate mutase L, producing MSIQSSEQRVRKPPAPGGQSVLSAALGVRGAVSRSILAADCGSVFTKVALLGVVEGQYRLLARAETPTTAFPPYRDITVGLLQAIYELERITGRRIASRGQIITPEQTDGDGVDAFVVALSAGGPLTVAMIASVSTSARGAVSKDEQALAETAQQAVAGVYADVELVQLPPAERASSGLNGGPDLQWLLQVEQLRRLNPRAILLAESGAARGQGISSATAQALALALKEVLSAQSENPNVPGVSFAHATAKIPVLHPMERMPVIYTGSPQHYERLRRELGPQADVRQAEPFTPHNLRPLGVAVSSLHERQILSSIPGYHRLNGWMSSPPMATATSFSSLVRFLAQHYGMNVVGVDVGASATSVMVAGEHGEFLPSVHANAGVASGLGVVLRSVGYERIARWLTFEISEAELRQFVLEKMIQPRLLPYTARELEIEHALTREAVFLALQQPGAELGTLPHLDLILGAGGVLAHVPRYGQAALMLLDTIQPRSVSSLVLDTVALAPQLGVVATVDPVAAVQATENDAVLQRLGTVVSPFGKAEDGEPALKLQVDYMDGRKKTLEVAYGSIEVVPLAANEQAMLTLFPARTIDVGLGPGEQARAGEAIEGGIIGLIIDARGRPLSLSPQPAYRRAKLAQWRQAIGG